AACGCAACCAACCCGGATACAGATGGTGACGGACTGGGCGACTGGTGGGAGAACAACGTCACGGGTACTAACCCGAATGATGCTGACAGTGACGATGATGGACTCGATGACTGGTGGGAGAATAACGTCACGGGTACTAACCCGAACATGTGGGATACTGACAGTGACGGCCTGAGTGACGGATTCGAAATCCTCACGCTGGGTACCAACGCAACCAACCCGGATACGGATGGTGACAGACTGGAAGACGGGGAAGAATTCAATAATCTGGGAAGCGACCCCCTCAACAACGAAACTGATGGTGATGGACTCTATGACGGAGATGAGGTGCTGGACTATGGAACGGACCCCACAGACATGGATACCGATGATGATGGGCTTGATGATGGTGACGAAATCCAAATCCATGGCACAGACCCCACCGACAGTGACACCGATAGCGACTATCTAAGTGATGGACTCGAGGTGCTGACCCACGGTACCGACCCGCTCGACCCCGATTCAGATGATGATGGTATGGAGGATGGGCTGGAAGTAGCGCAGGGCAGCAACCCGCTGGACCCCGATACGGACGACGATGGCCTGATTGACGGCTGGGAATTCCAGAGACTCATCGAGGGATATGCATTCTCACCCACCAATAATGACACTGATGACGACGGAATCGAGGATGGGGATGAGGACCCGGACGGGGACGGCCTCGGCGTGCTGAAGGAGATGAACACACACTTCACTGACCCACTAAACCGTGACTCGGATGGCGACGGACTCTGGGATGGTGACGAAATCGACCCGTGGAATATTCAGCTAGACCCTGTCAGCAACAGCCGCAACTACGATTCATGGCCCAACTCCACTGACTCTGACGGTGACGGGGTAGGCGACTACGCAGAGGTGGTACCCTCCAACGACACCTACGGCTCGCGCACCGACCCCCTGCGTGCCGACACCGACTCGGACGGGCTGGACGACGCGTTCGAGTTGAGCTACTACTGGAACGTTACCGGCGACAACAACACCGCCCGACTCTGGTATGACGTGGAGGGCTGGGAGACCTCCGACCCGACAGACCCAAACACTGACGGTGACGCCTGGGATGACGGTGACGACGAAAATCCGGTTTACGGAGATTTTGACGAGGATGACCCTGGCTGGGGTTTCTCGCCGCCAGCACGCGGCCCGCAGGTCAGGCCAGACAGCGTCAACAAGACCGAACTCTTTGTCTGGACGGGGCGCCTGTTAAACACCACGACAGGCACGGGCTACGTCGGTGTGTCAATCCACGCCTACCTGAACCGTACCATCTATACTACAGGCTCGATTATCGGGCAGAACGTTACTGACGCGGACGGGTACTTCAGCATAGACTGTATCGTGCCGGAAAGCCACGTAGCGGGCGACTGGCTAATTCGTTTCTATACCCCACGTACGCAGATAAACACCACCACTGTCCTGAAGGAGGGCTACTCGCCCGCTTTTCCGCTGACGGTCCATGGCTACAGCAACCTGACGCTGAACGTACCGCCCACCTCTCCGCTTAACGGTACCACTGTCATCAGCGGCCAGCTGCGTGAACAAGGCAGCCTCGCCGTAACGGGCGCGGTCGTGAATCTGAGCTGGCAGGGAATGCTGCTCAACACAACCACCGGTAGCGACGGCACATTTACCTTCACAATCGAACTCCCGGGCACACCGGGAAACTACTCACTCACCACCAGCTGGAACGGGACGCCATTCCTCACGCCAGCCGGCTCAAGCGGTTGGACCGAAGTAATCGATGGGGATGTCGAGCTGATGGCGAACCTGCCTGAAATCCTCCTCGCTAACGCCAGCTACCTTGTAACTGGTACATTACAAGGCAACGAAACTGTCCAGCCCACTGGCACGCTCACGCTGTCTCTGGGAGGGCAGCCATTCACGGTGATGCCCGTGACAGGTAATGGTGGCTGGCAGGCACAGTTCAACATTTCAAACAACGCCACGCCAGGCAGCACCTCGCTTACTATGACCTACTCGGGCGACAGCTACCATCCTTCGGCCGTACTGAGCCGGTCCGTGACCATCCGCGGCTGGACCTCGCTGACGCTCGAGACGCACAGCGCCAGCCGCGACGGCGGGGCGGCGCTGCGCGGTAACCTGACCGACAACCGGGGTCTTCCCGTTGAAGGTGTCGAGGTGGTGCTGCAGTGGGACTCGCGCTGGACGGGGACGGTCATCACCGACTTGAACGGCCAGTACCTGCTGCTGCTTGACATCAGCGATGCGGACAACGGTGCGCACGCCGCAAAGGCAGTTTTCAACACTACACTGGCGCTCAACGGAAGTTATGCGGTGGCTCAAATCCTAATCGAGACCGATACCTTCCTCACATTCCCGGACTGCATGCAGAACGGCACGGTGTGGGAATGCAACGGCGTCAGGGGTGAGAACTTCACGCTGGCGGGGCGCCTCGTCGATGACCGGGGCGAGGGACTCCCCTTCGCCGAACTGGAGGTGCTGTGGGACGACGTGTCGCTGCCAGTCATCTACGCCGATGCCGGAGGCAACTTCTCACTCGAGATGCCGATTGCCGCCGAAACGGCGCAGCCGTTCGACGTGCTGGTAACGCATCCGCAGCGAGGCTACCTGCACGGCTCCGCAGGCGAGGTACTGATGGTGCCGCAATCATCGGTGAATATCATGCTGCTGGCGACCGACGCAATGCGCGGCTACGACATGGCGGTGGGCGGGGTAATCCGCGACCTGCTCGACGTCCCCGTCGCCGGTGCGGAGCTGCTGCTGGAACTGCGCGACCCGACTGGTGCGATATGGCTCACGCAACCGGTCATGAGCGACGGAAACGGCTTCTTCACATTCACGACGCAGGTGCCGGCCGACGTGGCGGCCGGCAACGGCAGCGTCTTCGCTGACTACGCGGGAGCGCGATTCTACCTCGCCAACCACACCAGCGCACCGTCTTCATTCCGCATCAGTGGCGCTTCGCAGTTCAGCGGCCTGAACGCCAGCAGCGACGGGGGGATGCTGCTGCGCGGCCACGCAGTCAGCTTTACGGGGATGCTGACCGACGAGCTGGGTAACCCCCTCAACGGGAACATCTCGGCGCAGCTCGACATGCATGACCTCACAGTCGCTGCGCTGGGCGGCGGCAGCTACCGCGCCAACGGCACCGTGCCGGCGCATTACCGGCTGAACCACACCCTCACATTCGCCTGGCCGGGCGACGAGTTCCACACCGGCGCCAGCGGCAGCCTCGAGGTTATGGTCTACGTCGCAACGCAATTGCTGCTGGCGGCCGACCCGGCAGTCGCGCGGCCGGGCGACAACGTGACGCTGGTGGCGACGCTACAGGAGGACGACGGGTCGCCGCTCACGGGCCAGACCGTGACGCTGAAATTCGTGCTGTTCGACCAGCTGGGACAGGTCATCGACCAGCGGAACGTGACGCGCGTGACGGGCGCTGACGGGAGTGTAAGCGAAGTAATCGAGTTCGTCCCGGGAACGGAATACCTGCGTATTTCTGGCGGCTATAGCGGCTCGGGAACCTGGGTGGCGACGGAAAGCTCGACCAGTATCGAGCGTAAAGTGGTGGTTGTTCCCGGCACAGACTGGTCGCAATACCTGCCGTTGCTGGCGGGCATCCCCGCGGCACTGATGGTCTCGGGCTACTACCTCTACTGGCTGCAGCGGCACAAGTACGAAGTGCGCAACCTCATCCGGGACATGCAGGCGCAGATGAACGAGGAGGAGGATTACCGCCGCATCATCATCCAGTCCTACTTCCAGCTCACCAGCATCCTCGAGCGCTATGGCTTCCTGCGGCGGCCGACGCAGACCGCGCGCGAGTTCCGTGAGGTACTCGCGCGCGCGCTGCCGATTTCGCCCGAGGGTGTCGGCCTGATGACGCAACTGTTCGAGATTGCGCGCTACTCGGGAGTCCAGCCGCAGGTGGTTGACGAATTCGGGATGACCTGGAGCGATGGCTCCTACAACCTCTGGTGCGGCGAGGCGCTGGAGACGCTGCGCACCATCGAGCTCGACCTCGAAGGGGGGCTCGAGCAGGACTTCCTCAGCCGCATGGGGCGCAAGTTCCGGAGGTGGGCGACCTGAAGCTGTGGTGGGACCGCTACGGCCTCAAGCTGACAGCGCTCGTCGCGGCGGCGCTGATTATCGGCGCAATCTACCCGCAGCTGGCGAGCCGCTCGCAGAACCCGTCGCAGCTCTCGGCATGGGACTCCGACTGGAACGACCTCTCCCGCTTCGCAGACGACATGGAGGCGCGCGGCTACACGACGCAGTCGCTGCTCTCGAGCCCGCAGGCGCTGGGGGAGCTTACGGGCGAGCAGCGCAACTCGACCGTGCTGGTCATCCTGGGCGTCGAGCGCGCCTACACCGAGCCGGAGGCGAAGGCGATTCACGAGTTCGTCAAGCAGGGTGGGCGGGTGCTGCTGGCGGACGATTTCGGCCACGGCAATTCGGCTGTTTCGGGGCTTTACTCTGTCGGCGCCAGCTTCTTCGGAAACCGGCTCTACGACCGCAACCACTGGGAGGAAGCCTACCACCCCCACAACTCATCCTACGTCATCGTTGATGCCGCCATCACGCATTACGGCTTCAGCGGACAGCTGCTGCTCTCGGAGCCGACCGCGCTGACGATTGCCGAAGGAGGCAAGGCGATTCCGCTGGCGCGCTCCTCAGTGCAGGCGTTCGTCGACCTGGATGGCGACGGGATTGGCGACAGCGACGAGGGCGCGTTCTCCATTGGCGGCGCGGTGGTGATGGCGGAAGTGGAAATCGGCAGCGGCCGTATGGTGATGCTCTCCGACCCGAGCCTCTTCATCAATTCGCTCTATGACGAACTCGATAACCGCGAATTCGCGCGGGCACTTATTGACAGCCTGGCGCAGGGGAGCAACGCGACGCTACTCTTCGATGAGAGTCGCCACCTGCAACCCGATTTCCTCTCACTGGTCTACGTCCAGCTCTTCGGCTACGTCGTCTTCGCCGGCAGCAACGAGGTGGCGCGCATCATCTTCCTCGCCGCCATCCTGCTCGGTGCCGAAGTGGCGCTGATGCGCACGCGCAACCCGCTGGCGTGGCGCCACCTGCACAACCTCTACCGCGGGCGCAGCACCAACTATCGCGTGCCGCACGCGCACTACGTCCACCCCGATACCATTCGCGAGGTGTTCCTCAACCGGGTGCGGATTGAACATGGCTACTCACGCGAGGAGTTCGACATGCTCTCCGGAACACGGCTGGAAGAGCTGCTGGGTGACGAAACGCTAGTGCGGTTTATTGTAAATAGGGATGCAAAGCTGCGACAGGAGCAGGTGCT
The genomic region above belongs to Candidatus Poseidoniia archaeon and contains:
- a CDS encoding transglutaminase domain-containing protein, producing MRGGRYQALIVVILLLTALPYTPLMNIQSAQHADPATQERDPSFPEMDSDGDGLNDSYEMELGFDPFDFDSDGDGFPDGIEREMLEDLAGSGLVPPNIEDLIGPDGDLDGDGIPNYLDDDMDGDGILDSMECNQDFNGDGFIDEADREHDSNGDGISDCLEQMLTPNGIGDSAPVDGFYGMNEQNLAAPIFVVDPVYNPRYWRAAAFDEYTGAQWRTSAEYNPDPGWWHNGQSPYDFTDEVNHPGVTSSETSYTISFLAPTNGHVPTALYATSVAMAPSWEQGVRMDSEQSFVADGQFQAYTFTVTEFSYPTEIMNASVGAPGSQYLALPDLPQRPGSDNDIYDLAPVLAEGADSDYDIAQAIVRHLRENYQYDLNMEDSAEGEDPIDRFLFDTRRGKCTNFASAFVALARLNDLPSRFVVGFALGELTEWEGETVRVITAGNAHAWVEVYFDQFGWVTFEPTSSQVAPGGSDLGTNTTGEDETVQGNGTQPGTDNEQLDSDDDGLTDDQELELGTDPLDPDSDDDLLLDGVETLTGIFVAEYDTGSDPLNPDTDGDGLADGDEVLNVLTIYGIRFFSDPNDRDTDDDGLTDGEEYEGAFYGGGTVYTFPNSNDTDQDGLHDGLELGLTAPHGGNHTGPGWTPDLDPANRTNPVSDDTDRDGLLDGEEDANHDGRVDTGPWLGLGNLSGGETDPLLEDTDGGSRTDYEEIFVDETNPLDYDDELRDSDHDGLLDEVEIEVHGTDPFNPDSDYDGLTDGNELLVYLTDPLDSDSDDDGLEDGKEVKELDTDPLDEDSDNGGVIDGIEVEVDFTDPLNGSDDRLDEQDDDGDGLTNSEETLYGTDRDNPDSDGDGLSDGDEVHIYSTDPAQADSDGDLLDDGDEIMNWSTDPNHPDTDRDGLDDGEEILAYGTNATREDTDGDGLLDGEEVNEQNTDPLVKDTDEGGISDGVEVLVDGTDPLNGSDDLDPTGDRDGDGLTNGEEQVLGTDPDNPDSDDDGLADGFEVNTLGTDPLDSDSDGDGLDDYQENNVTGTDPLDNDSDNDGLEDGDELNEHGTDPLDNDSDDDGLNDGQEVKNYGTDPLDSDSDDDGLSDGQEVLVHNTNPNDSDSDDDGLIDGGEIAAGSDPLDEDSDDEGLLDGAEVLQYLTDPTKPDTDGDGLDDREEIEDYGTNPNSQDSDNDDLDDYAELFDYGTNPLDSDSDDDGLKDGEEINEYETEPLDYDTDDGGVGDGVEVLDHETDPLDGDDDRTDLEDEDGDGLTNGQETIYGTNATNPDTDGDGLNDGFEILTLGTNATNPDTDGDGLGDWWENNVTGTNPNDADSDDDGLDDWWENNVTGTNPNMWDTDSDGLSDGFEILTLGTNATNPDTDGDRLEDGEEFNNLGSDPLNNETDGDGLYDGDEVLDYGTDPTDMDTDDDGLDDGDEIQIHGTDPTDSDTDSDYLSDGLEVLTHGTDPLDPDSDDDGMEDGLEVAQGSNPLDPDTDDDGLIDGWEFQRLIEGYAFSPTNNDTDDDGIEDGDEDPDGDGLGVLKEMNTHFTDPLNRDSDGDGLWDGDEIDPWNIQLDPVSNSRNYDSWPNSTDSDGDGVGDYAEVVPSNDTYGSRTDPLRADTDSDGLDDAFELSYYWNVTGDNNTARLWYDVEGWETSDPTDPNTDGDAWDDGDDENPVYGDFDEDDPGWGFSPPARGPQVRPDSVNKTELFVWTGRLLNTTTGTGYVGVSIHAYLNRTIYTTGSIIGQNVTDADGYFSIDCIVPESHVAGDWLIRFYTPRTQINTTTVLKEGYSPAFPLTVHGYSNLTLNVPPTSPLNGTTVISGQLREQGSLAVTGAVVNLSWQGMLLNTTTGSDGTFTFTIELPGTPGNYSLTTSWNGTPFLTPAGSSGWTEVIDGDVELMANLPEILLANASYLVTGTLQGNETVQPTGTLTLSLGGQPFTVMPVTGNGGWQAQFNISNNATPGSTSLTMTYSGDSYHPSAVLSRSVTIRGWTSLTLETHSASRDGGAALRGNLTDNRGLPVEGVEVVLQWDSRWTGTVITDLNGQYLLLLDISDADNGAHAAKAVFNTTLALNGSYAVAQILIETDTFLTFPDCMQNGTVWECNGVRGENFTLAGRLVDDRGEGLPFAELEVLWDDVSLPVIYADAGGNFSLEMPIAAETAQPFDVLVTHPQRGYLHGSAGEVLMVPQSSVNIMLLATDAMRGYDMAVGGVIRDLLDVPVAGAELLLELRDPTGAIWLTQPVMSDGNGFFTFTTQVPADVAAGNGSVFADYAGARFYLANHTSAPSSFRISGASQFSGLNASSDGGMLLRGHAVSFTGMLTDELGNPLNGNISAQLDMHDLTVAALGGGSYRANGTVPAHYRLNHTLTFAWPGDEFHTGASGSLEVMVYVATQLLLAADPAVARPGDNVTLVATLQEDDGSPLTGQTVTLKFVLFDQLGQVIDQRNVTRVTGADGSVSEVIEFVPGTEYLRISGGYSGSGTWVATESSTSIERKVVVVPGTDWSQYLPLLAGIPAALMVSGYYLYWLQRHKYEVRNLIRDMQAQMNEEEDYRRIIIQSYFQLTSILERYGFLRRPTQTAREFREVLARALPISPEGVGLMTQLFEIARYSGVQPQVVDEFGMTWSDGSYNLWCGEALETLRTIELDLEGGLEQDFLSRMGRKFRRWAT
- a CDS encoding DUF4350 domain-containing protein; translated protein: MGDLKLWWDRYGLKLTALVAAALIIGAIYPQLASRSQNPSQLSAWDSDWNDLSRFADDMEARGYTTQSLLSSPQALGELTGEQRNSTVLVILGVERAYTEPEAKAIHEFVKQGGRVLLADDFGHGNSAVSGLYSVGASFFGNRLYDRNHWEEAYHPHNSSYVIVDAAITHYGFSGQLLLSEPTALTIAEGGKAIPLARSSVQAFVDLDGDGIGDSDEGAFSIGGAVVMAEVEIGSGRMVMLSDPSLFINSLYDELDNREFARALIDSLAQGSNATLLFDESRHLQPDFLSLVYVQLFGYVVFAGSNEVARIIFLAAILLGAEVALMRTRNPLAWRHLHNLYRGRSTNYRVPHAHYVHPDTIREVFLNRVRIEHGYSREEFDMLSGTRLEELLGDETLVRFIVNRDAKLRQEQVLKAISRWSK